The following proteins come from a genomic window of Larimichthys crocea isolate SSNF chromosome XV, L_crocea_2.0, whole genome shotgun sequence:
- the LOC104935848 gene encoding glutamate receptor-interacting protein 2 isoform X6: protein MLCGLRRDTKNSIDEGPYSKGSKESGATDQSHSSQRRSFSAEEYRGVTTVDLMKREGSSLGLTISGGSDKDGKPRVSNLRPGGLAARSDQLNVGDYIKSVNGINLSKLRHDEIISLLKNIGERVVLEVEYELPPYVQNPSGVITKTIEVCLHKEGNSFGFVMRGGFHEDWRRSRPLVVTCVRPGGPADREGTLKAGDRVLSIDGMPLNREKHADALTMLMQSGQESLFLIEYDVSVMEAVQQASGPLLVEIVKSHSSSLGISLTTTIYRSKQVIIIDKIKAASVVERCGALHVGDILLSIDGTSTEHCSLMEATQLLASTSDVVKLEILPASQSRLPVRPQDTVKVQKSNHHHWDQSSNYCHPPHASHCKTWSSPSHPHNQQDHCKSLVSGGFSPSSTATSGFSSQGSNTLPCPIPQIVPTSPRSSTGKRRNRKKDHKSSLSLASSSVGPGGQVFHVETSEVVLRGDPLTGFGIQLQGGVFATETLSAPPVIRFIEPDSSAERCGLLQVGDRLLSINGIPTEDGTLEEAHQLLRDSALSNKVTVEIEFDIAESVVPSSGTFHVKLPKRRGVELGITISASKKPGKPLIISDIRKGSIAHRTGTLEPGDRLLAIDNVRLENCTMEDAMHVLQQAEDMVKLRIQKDEDNIDELEMSGSIIYTVELKRYNGPLGITISGTEEPFDPIVISGLTKKGLAERTGAIHIGDRVLAINGVSLKGKPLSEAIHLLQMAGESVTLKIKKQADQSDGHPPPEREAGFLSDTEDDLTDFQKPSKHSDVYSATVPSIDSAMSSWDSSGFDAGYGSQGTYLHKASDILLNPNEWRRTKHRSQTSSSSAGLVHHPTLYDGRFTEDEWDKIPGFVSPPRCHGTLNQEDSFWSQALQDLETCGQSEILRELEASMTGSALSLYLEETKTNEDSMFQSEISPIKKEEPKKETNLNMSTGAKDVPSQGKGDPSDILSPTTLALHKVTIRKDLESHDFGFSVSDGLLEKGVYVNMIRPDGPADQAGLKPFDRILQVNCVRTRDLDCCLTVPLIIEAGDGLDLVISRNPLAAVDTGLPDDSDDQSNSLFCFLERRTNSVAL from the exons ATGCTGTGTGGTCTGAGGAGAGACACCAAGAACAGCATTG ATGAAGGACCATACTCAAAGGGGAGCAAGGAGTCCGGGGcaactgaccaatcacattCATCCCAGAGACGCAGCTTCTCAG CAGAGGAGTACCGAGGAGTGACCACGGTAGACCTGATGAAAAGGGAAGGCAGCAGCCTCGGCCTCACCATCTCCGGAGGCTCTGATAAGGACGGCAAGCCCAGAGTGTCAAACCTACGGCCAGGTGGGCTAGCTGCCAG GAGCGACCAGCTGAATGTAGGAGACTACATCAAGTCAGTGAACGGCATCAACCTGTCAAAGCTTCGCCACGATGAGATTATCAGCCTGCTGAAGAATATCGGGGAGCGAGTAGTGCTGGAGGTGGAGTACGAGCTGCCTCCATATG tcCAGAATCCCTCAGGAGTCATAACCAAAACCATAGAGGTGTGTTTACACAAAGAGGGAAACAGCTTTGGGTTTGTCATGAGAG gaggcTTCCACGAGGACTGGCGCAGGTCTCGTCCTCTGGTGGTCACATGTGTGAGGCCTGGAGGTCCGGCTGACAG agaGGGCACTTTGAAGGCTGGAGACCGAGTATTGAGCATAGATGGGATGCCTTTAAACAGAGAGAAGCACGCTGACGCCTTGACCATGCTGATGCAGAGCGGCCAGGAATCCCTGTTTCTGATTGAGTATGACGTCTCTGTTATGG AGGCAGTGCAGCAAGCCTCAGGCCCTCTGCTGGTGGAGATAGTGAAAAGTCATTCTTCCAGTCTGGGGATCAGCCTCACCACAACAATATACAGGAGCAaacaagttattattattgacaaGATAAAGGCTGCCAGTGTGGTGGAAAG GTGTGGAGCGCTGCATGTAGGTGACATCCTTCTGTCTATAGACGGGACCAGCACGGAGCACTGCTCACTGATGGAGGCCACGCAGCTACTGGCCAGCACTTCTGATGTCGTAAAACTGGAGATTCTCCCAGCAAGTCAGAGCAGACTTCCTGTCAGGCCGCAAGACACAG TAAAAGTGCAGAAGAGCAACCATCATCACTGGGACCAAAGCAGCAACTACTGCCATCCCCCACATGCCAGCCACTGCAAGACATGGAGCAGCCCAAGCCACCCACACAACCAGCAGGACCACTGCAAAT CTCTGGTGAGTGGTGGCTTCTCCCCTTCTTCCACAGCCACCTCAGGCTTCAGCAGCCAAGGTAGCAACACACTGCCCTGCCCCATCCCTCAGATTGTGCCCACCAGCCCCCGCAGCTCGACTGGcaagaggaggaacaggaagaaGGACCACAAGAGCTCAT TATCTCTGGCATCCAGTTCTGTCGGCCCAGGGGGGCAGGTTTTTCATGTGGAAACGAGCGAAGTCGTCCTGAGGGGGGATCCGCTCACAGGTTTTGGGATCCAGCTTCAGGGAGGTGTCTTTGCTACAGAGACCCTGTCCGCTCCCCCAGTCATCCGCTTTATTGAGCCCGACAGCTCAGCTGAGAG gtgtGGGCTGCTGCAGGTTGGGGACAGACTTTTGTCCATTAACGGGATCCCGACTGAAGATGGCACTTTGGAGGAAGCTCATCAGCTGCTCCGAGACTCTGCTCTATCCAATAAGGTCACCGTGGAGATTGAATTTGATATTGCAG aGTCCGTGGTTCCCAGCAGTGGCACCTTCCACGTCAAACTaccaaagaggagaggagtggagctGGGCATCACCATCAGTG CAAGTAAGAAACCTGGCAAACCCCTCATCATCTCTGACATCAGGAAAGGAAGTATAGCACACAG AACAGGCACTCTGGAGCCTGGAGACAGGCTGCTGGCCATTGACAACGTGCGTCTGGAGAACTGCACCATGGAGGACGCTATGCATGTCCTGCAGCAGGCAGAGGACATGGTCAAACTCCGCATCCAGAAAGATGAGGACAACATTG ATGAGTTGGAGATGTCAGGCTCTATAATCTACACAGTTGAGCTGAAGAGATATAACGGACCACTGGGCATCACGATTTCTGGCACAGAGGAGCCCTTTGACCCCATCGTCATTTCTGGCCTCACCAAGAAAGGCCTggcagagag GACTGGGGCCATCCATATAGGGGACAGAGTCTTGGCTATCAATGGGGTCAGTCTGAAAGGAAAGCCACTGAGTGAGGCCATCCATCTCCTGCAGATGGCCGGGGAGTCTGTCACCCTAAAGATCAAAAAGCAAGCTGACc aATCCGATGGCCATCCGCCTCCGGAGAGAGAAGCTGGCTTTTTAAGTGACACAGAGGATGATCTGACAGACTTCCAGAAGCCCAGTAAACACTCAGATGTCTACTCTGCCACTGTGCCCAGTATAGACTCTGCAATGAGCTCCTGGGATAGCTCAGGGTTTGATGCAGGCTACGGTAGCCAAG ggaCATATCTTCACAAAGCGTCTGATATATTACTCAACCCGAATGAGTGGAGACGTACAAAGCACAGGAGCCAAACCAGTTCAAGCTCTGCAGGCCTAGTGCACCACCCAACACTGTATGATGGGAGGTTCACTGAGGATGAGTGGGACAAGATACCCGG ATTCGTCAGCCCCCCTCGTTGCCATGGCACCCTGAACCAGGAAGACAGCTTCTGGTCCCAGGCTCTGCAGGACCTCGAGACCTGCGGCCAGTCGGAGATTCTCAGGGAGCTGGAG GCATCCATGACAGGTAGCGCTCTTAGTCTGTACCTAGAGGAGACAAAGACGAACGAAGACTCAATGTTTCAGTCTGAAATCAGTCCCATTAAGAAAGAGGAGCCTAAGAAAGAAACTAACCTGAACATGTCGACCGGAGCCAAGGACGTACCATCGCAGGGCAAAGGGGACCCCTCTGATATTTTGTCCCCTACCACCCTGGCACTGCACAAG GTGACTATAAGGAAAGACCTTGAGAGCCATGACTTTGGTTTCAGTGTATCTGACGGTCTCCTGGAAAAAGGTGTTTATGTCAACATGATCCGCCCTGATGGCCCTGCTGACCAGGCAGGATTAAAACCGTTTGACCGCATTCTTCAG GTGAACTGTGTCCGGACCAGGGACTTGGACTGTTGTTTAACTGTGCCCCTAATTATTGAAGCAGGAGATGGCCTGGACTTGGTCATTAGCAGGAATCCTCTGGCAGCAGTAGACACCGGGCTGCCCGATGACTCTGACGACCAATCAAACTCGCTGTTCTGCTTCCTGGAGCGAAGGACCAACAGTGTTGCCCTGTGA
- the LOC104935848 gene encoding glutamate receptor-interacting protein 2 isoform X7 → MLCGLRRDTKNSIDEGPYSKGSKESGATDQSHSSQRRSFSEEYRGVTTVDLMKREGSSLGLTISGGSDKDGKPRVSNLRPGGLAARSDQLNVGDYIKSVNGINLSKLRHDEIISLLKNIGERVVLEVEYELPPYVQNPSGVITKTIEVCLHKEGNSFGFVMRGGFHEDWRRSRPLVVTCVRPGGPADREGTLKAGDRVLSIDGMPLNREKHADALTMLMQSGQESLFLIEYDVSVMEAVQQASGPLLVEIVKSHSSSLGISLTTTIYRSKQVIIIDKIKAASVVERCGALHVGDILLSIDGTSTEHCSLMEATQLLASTSDVVKLEILPASQSRLPVRPQDTVKVQKSNHHHWDQSSNYCHPPHASHCKTWSSPSHPHNQQDHCKSLVSGGFSPSSTATSGFSSQGSNTLPCPIPQIVPTSPRSSTGKRRNRKKDHKSSLSLASSSVGPGGQVFHVETSEVVLRGDPLTGFGIQLQGGVFATETLSAPPVIRFIEPDSSAERCGLLQVGDRLLSINGIPTEDGTLEEAHQLLRDSALSNKVTVEIEFDIAESVVPSSGTFHVKLPKRRGVELGITISASKKPGKPLIISDIRKGSIAHRTGTLEPGDRLLAIDNVRLENCTMEDAMHVLQQAEDMVKLRIQKDEDNIDELEMSGSIIYTVELKRYNGPLGITISGTEEPFDPIVISGLTKKGLAERTGAIHIGDRVLAINGVSLKGKPLSEAIHLLQMAGESVTLKIKKQADQSDGHPPPEREAGFLSDTEDDLTDFQKPSKHSDVYSATVPSIDSAMSSWDSSGFDAGYGSQGTYLHKASDILLNPNEWRRTKHRSQTSSSSAGLVHHPTLYDGRFTEDEWDKIPGFVSPPRCHGTLNQEDSFWSQALQDLETCGQSEILRELEASMTGSALSLYLEETKTNEDSMFQSEISPIKKEEPKKETNLNMSTGAKDVPSQGKGDPSDILSPTTLALHKVTIRKDLESHDFGFSVSDGLLEKGVYVNMIRPDGPADQAGLKPFDRILQVNCVRTRDLDCCLTVPLIIEAGDGLDLVISRNPLAAVDTGLPDDSDDQSNSLFCFLERRTNSVAL, encoded by the exons ATGCTGTGTGGTCTGAGGAGAGACACCAAGAACAGCATTG ATGAAGGACCATACTCAAAGGGGAGCAAGGAGTCCGGGGcaactgaccaatcacattCATCCCAGAGACGCAGCTTCTCAG AGGAGTACCGAGGAGTGACCACGGTAGACCTGATGAAAAGGGAAGGCAGCAGCCTCGGCCTCACCATCTCCGGAGGCTCTGATAAGGACGGCAAGCCCAGAGTGTCAAACCTACGGCCAGGTGGGCTAGCTGCCAG GAGCGACCAGCTGAATGTAGGAGACTACATCAAGTCAGTGAACGGCATCAACCTGTCAAAGCTTCGCCACGATGAGATTATCAGCCTGCTGAAGAATATCGGGGAGCGAGTAGTGCTGGAGGTGGAGTACGAGCTGCCTCCATATG tcCAGAATCCCTCAGGAGTCATAACCAAAACCATAGAGGTGTGTTTACACAAAGAGGGAAACAGCTTTGGGTTTGTCATGAGAG gaggcTTCCACGAGGACTGGCGCAGGTCTCGTCCTCTGGTGGTCACATGTGTGAGGCCTGGAGGTCCGGCTGACAG agaGGGCACTTTGAAGGCTGGAGACCGAGTATTGAGCATAGATGGGATGCCTTTAAACAGAGAGAAGCACGCTGACGCCTTGACCATGCTGATGCAGAGCGGCCAGGAATCCCTGTTTCTGATTGAGTATGACGTCTCTGTTATGG AGGCAGTGCAGCAAGCCTCAGGCCCTCTGCTGGTGGAGATAGTGAAAAGTCATTCTTCCAGTCTGGGGATCAGCCTCACCACAACAATATACAGGAGCAaacaagttattattattgacaaGATAAAGGCTGCCAGTGTGGTGGAAAG GTGTGGAGCGCTGCATGTAGGTGACATCCTTCTGTCTATAGACGGGACCAGCACGGAGCACTGCTCACTGATGGAGGCCACGCAGCTACTGGCCAGCACTTCTGATGTCGTAAAACTGGAGATTCTCCCAGCAAGTCAGAGCAGACTTCCTGTCAGGCCGCAAGACACAG TAAAAGTGCAGAAGAGCAACCATCATCACTGGGACCAAAGCAGCAACTACTGCCATCCCCCACATGCCAGCCACTGCAAGACATGGAGCAGCCCAAGCCACCCACACAACCAGCAGGACCACTGCAAAT CTCTGGTGAGTGGTGGCTTCTCCCCTTCTTCCACAGCCACCTCAGGCTTCAGCAGCCAAGGTAGCAACACACTGCCCTGCCCCATCCCTCAGATTGTGCCCACCAGCCCCCGCAGCTCGACTGGcaagaggaggaacaggaagaaGGACCACAAGAGCTCAT TATCTCTGGCATCCAGTTCTGTCGGCCCAGGGGGGCAGGTTTTTCATGTGGAAACGAGCGAAGTCGTCCTGAGGGGGGATCCGCTCACAGGTTTTGGGATCCAGCTTCAGGGAGGTGTCTTTGCTACAGAGACCCTGTCCGCTCCCCCAGTCATCCGCTTTATTGAGCCCGACAGCTCAGCTGAGAG gtgtGGGCTGCTGCAGGTTGGGGACAGACTTTTGTCCATTAACGGGATCCCGACTGAAGATGGCACTTTGGAGGAAGCTCATCAGCTGCTCCGAGACTCTGCTCTATCCAATAAGGTCACCGTGGAGATTGAATTTGATATTGCAG aGTCCGTGGTTCCCAGCAGTGGCACCTTCCACGTCAAACTaccaaagaggagaggagtggagctGGGCATCACCATCAGTG CAAGTAAGAAACCTGGCAAACCCCTCATCATCTCTGACATCAGGAAAGGAAGTATAGCACACAG AACAGGCACTCTGGAGCCTGGAGACAGGCTGCTGGCCATTGACAACGTGCGTCTGGAGAACTGCACCATGGAGGACGCTATGCATGTCCTGCAGCAGGCAGAGGACATGGTCAAACTCCGCATCCAGAAAGATGAGGACAACATTG ATGAGTTGGAGATGTCAGGCTCTATAATCTACACAGTTGAGCTGAAGAGATATAACGGACCACTGGGCATCACGATTTCTGGCACAGAGGAGCCCTTTGACCCCATCGTCATTTCTGGCCTCACCAAGAAAGGCCTggcagagag GACTGGGGCCATCCATATAGGGGACAGAGTCTTGGCTATCAATGGGGTCAGTCTGAAAGGAAAGCCACTGAGTGAGGCCATCCATCTCCTGCAGATGGCCGGGGAGTCTGTCACCCTAAAGATCAAAAAGCAAGCTGACc aATCCGATGGCCATCCGCCTCCGGAGAGAGAAGCTGGCTTTTTAAGTGACACAGAGGATGATCTGACAGACTTCCAGAAGCCCAGTAAACACTCAGATGTCTACTCTGCCACTGTGCCCAGTATAGACTCTGCAATGAGCTCCTGGGATAGCTCAGGGTTTGATGCAGGCTACGGTAGCCAAG ggaCATATCTTCACAAAGCGTCTGATATATTACTCAACCCGAATGAGTGGAGACGTACAAAGCACAGGAGCCAAACCAGTTCAAGCTCTGCAGGCCTAGTGCACCACCCAACACTGTATGATGGGAGGTTCACTGAGGATGAGTGGGACAAGATACCCGG ATTCGTCAGCCCCCCTCGTTGCCATGGCACCCTGAACCAGGAAGACAGCTTCTGGTCCCAGGCTCTGCAGGACCTCGAGACCTGCGGCCAGTCGGAGATTCTCAGGGAGCTGGAG GCATCCATGACAGGTAGCGCTCTTAGTCTGTACCTAGAGGAGACAAAGACGAACGAAGACTCAATGTTTCAGTCTGAAATCAGTCCCATTAAGAAAGAGGAGCCTAAGAAAGAAACTAACCTGAACATGTCGACCGGAGCCAAGGACGTACCATCGCAGGGCAAAGGGGACCCCTCTGATATTTTGTCCCCTACCACCCTGGCACTGCACAAG GTGACTATAAGGAAAGACCTTGAGAGCCATGACTTTGGTTTCAGTGTATCTGACGGTCTCCTGGAAAAAGGTGTTTATGTCAACATGATCCGCCCTGATGGCCCTGCTGACCAGGCAGGATTAAAACCGTTTGACCGCATTCTTCAG GTGAACTGTGTCCGGACCAGGGACTTGGACTGTTGTTTAACTGTGCCCCTAATTATTGAAGCAGGAGATGGCCTGGACTTGGTCATTAGCAGGAATCCTCTGGCAGCAGTAGACACCGGGCTGCCCGATGACTCTGACGACCAATCAAACTCGCTGTTCTGCTTCCTGGAGCGAAGGACCAACAGTGTTGCCCTGTGA